A window of the Bradyrhizobium diazoefficiens genome harbors these coding sequences:
- a CDS encoding ABC transporter ATP-binding protein — protein MSDLLLDVCQVSKTFTRGGRLSGQRIAAVKDVSFQLDAGRPEIFAIIGESGSGKTTLSRMILNIETPTSGKLLFDGVDLATIRSGAHRLAFMHKVQPIFQNPFESFNPLKRLERYLFMTQRRFIAADRRITPEMAVDEALHKVGLSLKEVSRRYPHELSGGQLQRVAIARALLAKPKLIVADEPVSMIDASLRISVVNLFKTLRDDLGISIIYVTHDLATAYYASDRIMIMQKGSVVEGGDARTVLNAPQHPYSRQLREAALLAEVVADPSIPMIHLTSDTASERRT, from the coding sequence ATGAGCGACCTGCTGCTCGATGTCTGCCAGGTCAGCAAGACCTTCACCCGGGGAGGACGGTTGTCGGGCCAGCGGATTGCTGCGGTCAAGGACGTAAGCTTCCAGCTCGACGCAGGGCGGCCCGAGATCTTTGCGATCATCGGCGAATCCGGCAGTGGCAAGACCACGCTCTCGCGGATGATCCTGAATATCGAGACGCCGACCAGCGGCAAATTGCTGTTCGATGGCGTCGACCTTGCGACGATCCGCTCCGGCGCCCACCGCTTGGCCTTCATGCACAAGGTGCAGCCGATCTTCCAGAATCCGTTCGAATCCTTCAACCCGCTGAAGCGGCTCGAGCGCTATCTGTTCATGACACAGCGCCGCTTCATCGCGGCCGACCGGCGCATCACGCCCGAGATGGCCGTCGACGAGGCGCTGCACAAGGTCGGGCTGTCGCTGAAGGAAGTGAGCCGTCGATACCCGCACGAGCTCTCCGGCGGACAGCTTCAGCGGGTCGCGATCGCCCGTGCGCTGCTGGCCAAGCCGAAGCTGATCGTGGCCGACGAGCCGGTGTCCATGATCGATGCGTCCTTGCGCATATCCGTCGTCAACCTGTTCAAGACGCTGCGTGACGATCTCGGCATCTCCATCATCTATGTCACCCATGATCTGGCAACGGCCTATTATGCCAGCGACCGCATCATGATTATGCAGAAGGGCAGCGTCGTCGAAGGCGGTGATGCGAGGACGGTGCTCAATGCGCCGCAGCATCCCTATTCCCGTCAGTTGCGCGAAGCCGCGCTATTGGCTGAAGTGGTGGCGGACCCTTCTATCCCTATGATCCATCTCACCAGCGACACGGCATCCGAGAGGCGAACATGA
- a CDS encoding ABC transporter permease: MTAILRDLLRYHAEFRIGAALIAVVLLLSVLASFSPYPPQDVYVVPPDVPPSLTYWFGTTSRGQDVFWQLSFAIRNTLLFGCTVALISRLLALVVGLLSGYKGGWIDRALMSVNDTFIVIPLLPILVLFYFVMRDRMSWLSLALIMACLGWAYDARLIRAVAMSLKAREFTQSSLFSGMSTREILVQEHLPYVTPIVFSTTMNNMVWSIGLEVTLAVLGFTDINTPTIGGMIYWANQHTAMVAGVWWWIAFPTIAVIMIFIGLFLLAVSMNDYIDPRSRLRSFGGAS, translated from the coding sequence ATGACCGCAATCCTGCGTGACCTCTTGCGTTACCACGCCGAATTCCGGATCGGCGCCGCGCTGATCGCCGTCGTGCTGCTGTTGTCGGTGCTGGCGAGTTTCTCGCCCTATCCGCCGCAGGATGTCTATGTGGTGCCTCCGGATGTGCCGCCGTCGCTGACCTACTGGTTCGGCACCACCTCGCGCGGCCAGGACGTGTTCTGGCAGCTGAGCTTTGCCATTCGCAATACCCTGCTGTTCGGATGCACAGTGGCATTGATCAGCCGTCTGCTGGCGCTCGTGGTCGGGCTGCTCAGCGGCTACAAGGGCGGCTGGATCGATCGTGCGTTGATGTCGGTGAACGACACCTTCATCGTCATCCCGCTGCTTCCGATCCTGGTGCTGTTCTATTTCGTGATGCGCGATCGGATGTCCTGGCTATCGCTGGCGCTGATCATGGCCTGCCTCGGCTGGGCCTATGACGCGCGGCTGATCCGCGCGGTGGCCATGAGCCTGAAGGCCCGCGAATTCACCCAAAGCAGCCTGTTCTCCGGCATGAGCACGCGCGAGATCCTGGTTCAGGAGCACTTGCCCTATGTCACGCCGATCGTCTTCTCGACGACCATGAACAACATGGTCTGGTCGATCGGGCTGGAGGTGACGCTGGCGGTGCTGGGCTTCACCGACATCAACACGCCGACCATCGGCGGCATGATCTATTGGGCCAACCAGCACACCGCGATGGTGGCAGGAGTTTGGTGGTGGATCGCCTTTCCGACCATCGCTGTGATCATGATCTTCATCGGGCTGTTCCTGCTGGCGGTGTCGATGAACGACTACATTGATCCGCGCAGCCGTCTCCGCAGCTTCGGAGGCGCATCGTGA
- a CDS encoding ABC transporter ATP-binding protein has translation MLTVRDLRAHFRTDRFGVKRDVKAVDGISFAVRRGEIYGLAGESSSGKTTLIKTIAGAVRPPLEVVGGRVDFAFLPGYGGLHRAPAGEVARIRWRHLSYIMQGSMNVLNPVRRLRAAFIDFAHPHIGGSRQQFEREVVAHLARLKLDPSVLAAYPHELSGGMRQRATIALATICRPDVILADEPTTALDVVVQKEVLGMISGIRREIGSSVLLVTHDLGVHAHVTDRLGIMYAGRLIEEAATAEIFRNPRHPYTRHLISSLPRIGDDVPRQGLEGAPPNLADPPPGCRFHPRCPLAMEICRREVPAMLETAPAHRVACFAVNRSDEA, from the coding sequence ATCCTGACGGTGCGCGATCTGCGGGCCCACTTCCGGACCGATCGTTTCGGCGTCAAGCGCGACGTCAAGGCCGTCGACGGCATCAGCTTCGCGGTCCGCCGCGGCGAGATCTACGGGCTAGCCGGCGAATCCAGCTCCGGCAAGACCACGTTGATCAAGACGATCGCGGGTGCGGTCAGGCCGCCATTGGAAGTGGTCGGCGGCCGCGTGGATTTCGCATTCCTGCCCGGCTATGGCGGACTGCACCGCGCGCCGGCCGGGGAAGTGGCGCGGATCCGCTGGCGGCATTTGTCCTACATTATGCAGGGCTCGATGAACGTGCTGAACCCGGTGCGCCGGCTCCGGGCGGCGTTCATCGACTTCGCACATCCGCATATCGGCGGCAGCCGCCAGCAATTCGAGCGGGAGGTGGTCGCCCATCTGGCGCGCCTCAAGCTTGACCCGTCGGTGCTGGCGGCCTACCCGCATGAGCTGTCCGGCGGCATGCGTCAACGCGCCACCATTGCGCTCGCCACCATCTGCCGTCCTGATGTCATTCTCGCCGACGAGCCCACGACCGCGCTCGACGTCGTGGTGCAGAAGGAGGTGCTCGGCATGATCAGCGGTATCAGGCGCGAGATCGGCTCGTCGGTCCTGTTGGTCACCCATGATTTGGGCGTCCACGCGCATGTGACCGACCGCCTCGGCATCATGTATGCCGGCCGCCTGATAGAGGAGGCCGCGACAGCGGAGATCTTCCGCAATCCGCGGCACCCTTACACAAGGCATCTCATCTCCAGCCTGCCTCGGATCGGCGATGACGTCCCCCGCCAGGGGCTCGAAGGCGCGCCGCCAAATCTTGCAGATCCTCCTCCGGGGTGCCGCTTCCATCCGCGCTGCCCGCTGGCGATGGAGATTTGCAGGCGCGAGGTCCCCGCTATGCTGGAGACCGCGCCCGCGCATCGCGTCGCCTGCTTTGCCGTCAACCGGAGCGATGAGGCATGA
- a CDS encoding c-type cytochrome has translation MRQSLLAFTRVLASLAAAMTFGAGLAFAAGDPAAGAAVFERECALCHTIAKGEPNRFGPNLFGIAERKAATVPGYEYSPEFITMAIWTWSPDAIASFVIAPALTIPGNKMSMFQGVPDSELDDLIAYLAAQK, from the coding sequence ATGCGCCAGTCGCTGCTCGCGTTCACGCGAGTTCTGGCCTCGCTGGCGGCAGCAATGACGTTTGGCGCAGGACTTGCCTTCGCCGCCGGCGATCCCGCGGCGGGGGCAGCGGTTTTCGAGCGGGAATGCGCGTTGTGCCACACCATCGCCAAAGGCGAGCCAAATCGCTTCGGACCCAATCTGTTCGGCATTGCCGAGCGCAAGGCCGCCACCGTGCCGGGATACGAGTACTCGCCGGAATTCATCACCATGGCGATCTGGACCTGGAGCCCCGACGCCATCGCGTCTTTCGTGATTGCCCCTGCTCTCACGATTCCGGGCAACAAGATGTCCATGTTCCAGGGCGTTCCGGATTCCGAGCTTGACGATCTCATCGCCTATTTGGCGGCCCAGAAATAG
- a CDS encoding cation diffusion facilitator family transporter, with amino-acid sequence MAAEGSSKTVVYAALVGNSLVAATKIAAAAWTGSSAMMSEAVHSVVDITNEVLLLYGYHRASRPPDESHPLGYGRELYFWSFIVALLIFALGAGVSLYQGVLHVTAPEPIQDPVISVVLGLAFVFEGVSWLFALRHFRSEHARLGWYEAFVRSKDPPAFMVLLEDSAALVGIVIAAATTTAAVLLTQPVWDGVGSILIGVLLGVASIGLARESMSLLIGEPAHAELSRSIRDIARHSPGVLRANGLLTAQLSPAEVVAALSVEFADDKRADDIEQCVISIENEIRKQHPSVAALFIKPQTNARYHAVRARRWGARS; translated from the coding sequence ATGGCCGCAGAAGGATCGTCGAAGACAGTCGTCTATGCTGCGCTCGTCGGCAACAGCTTGGTTGCAGCCACCAAGATCGCAGCCGCCGCCTGGACCGGAAGCTCCGCGATGATGAGCGAGGCCGTGCACTCGGTGGTCGATATCACCAATGAGGTGCTGCTGCTCTATGGCTACCATCGCGCGAGCCGTCCGCCCGACGAATCCCATCCGCTCGGCTACGGGCGCGAGCTCTATTTCTGGAGCTTCATCGTCGCGCTTCTGATCTTCGCGCTCGGCGCCGGCGTCTCGCTCTATCAGGGCGTCCTGCATGTGACTGCACCCGAGCCGATTCAGGATCCCGTCATCAGCGTCGTGCTCGGCCTGGCGTTCGTGTTCGAGGGCGTCTCGTGGCTGTTTGCGCTGCGCCACTTCCGGTCGGAGCACGCCCGGCTTGGCTGGTATGAGGCCTTCGTGCGCAGCAAGGACCCTCCGGCCTTCATGGTGCTGCTGGAAGACAGCGCCGCGCTGGTCGGTATCGTGATCGCAGCTGCAACGACCACGGCGGCGGTGTTGCTGACGCAGCCGGTCTGGGATGGCGTCGGCTCGATCCTGATCGGCGTTCTGCTCGGGGTCGCGTCCATCGGACTCGCAAGAGAGAGCATGAGTCTCTTGATCGGTGAGCCCGCTCATGCGGAACTGTCGCGCTCCATCCGCGACATCGCGCGTCACTCGCCCGGCGTGCTTCGGGCCAACGGGCTCCTGACCGCGCAACTATCGCCGGCCGAGGTCGTCGCAGCGCTGAGCGTCGAGTTCGCGGACGACAAGCGCGCTGACGACATCGAACAGTGCGTCATCTCGATCGAAAATGAGATCCGCAAGCAACATCCGAGTGTCGCAGCCTTGTTCATTAAGCCCCAGACCAACGCGCGCTACCACGCCGTTCGTGCGCGGCGCTGGGGTGCTAGATCCTAG
- a CDS encoding potassium transporter Kup, which produces MSDPSTSARPDEASFTGSPQTRVGQSPGPSTILLALGIVYGDLGTSPLYTLQTIKQIMGQGFSTEAALGSLSLIVWALIITISVKYGIFVMRADNHGEGGILALMAITGTRGSRRGRWLVVAGLFGAALIYGDGIITPAISVLSAVEGLNVATSVFKPYTMPIAVAILVGLFALQSRGTATVGRAFGPVMLLWFITMGLLGLVGVAHHVSVLTSLDPRYGIKLLFGHGLVGFTLLGGVFLALTGGEALYADMGHIGRAPIRMTWYGIVLPALVLNYAGQVGHLVDAPKDDGNPFFLLSPAWAVYPLVALATLATVIASQAIITGSFSMTRQAMQLGWFPGVQIFQTSADQYGQIYAPFVNWTMMILTVALTIGFRNSDRLAGAYGTAVSTTMVLTTVLLFEVMRTRWHWSLWRSIAAAGSLTIVDLAFFGANLLKILDGGWIPLGFGALVFTIMIIWHNGIAELHRRNAAQSELIDDFLTRLAKENVARVSGTGVFLTRLGTGMPPMIVNYVRQTQSLHQTVIALTVSFEPVPRIKAQDRIRCDKLGEGVWHMTVHFGFVEIPDLPSVIAQAKHGGLPAWERPTYYVERYDPINRPGNSLLSRWRTALFGFMVRNSAHPVDRFRMPTNALVELGRRMEL; this is translated from the coding sequence ATGTCTGATCCCTCGACCTCGGCACGGCCCGACGAGGCCAGCTTCACCGGCTCGCCGCAGACGCGTGTCGGGCAATCTCCCGGCCCCTCCACGATCCTGCTCGCACTCGGAATTGTCTATGGCGACCTGGGGACGAGCCCTCTCTATACGCTGCAAACGATCAAGCAGATCATGGGCCAGGGCTTCTCTACTGAAGCCGCGCTCGGCTCGTTGTCGCTGATCGTCTGGGCCTTGATCATCACTATCTCGGTCAAGTATGGCATCTTCGTCATGCGCGCCGACAATCACGGCGAAGGCGGGATCCTTGCGCTGATGGCGATCACGGGGACGCGCGGCTCGCGCCGAGGGCGCTGGCTAGTCGTTGCCGGGCTCTTTGGCGCTGCGCTCATCTACGGCGACGGCATCATCACGCCGGCGATTTCGGTCCTGAGCGCCGTCGAGGGCCTGAACGTTGCGACGTCGGTCTTCAAGCCGTACACGATGCCGATCGCCGTCGCGATCCTCGTCGGACTGTTCGCCCTCCAGAGCCGCGGCACGGCAACCGTCGGTCGCGCCTTCGGGCCGGTCATGCTTCTCTGGTTCATCACGATGGGTTTGCTCGGGCTTGTTGGGGTTGCCCATCATGTCAGCGTTTTGACCTCGCTTGATCCGCGCTATGGCATCAAGCTGCTGTTCGGGCACGGTCTTGTCGGCTTCACGCTACTTGGCGGCGTGTTTCTCGCGCTGACCGGCGGTGAAGCGCTCTACGCCGATATGGGCCACATCGGCCGCGCCCCCATCAGGATGACCTGGTACGGCATCGTGCTTCCGGCCCTGGTCCTGAACTACGCCGGCCAGGTCGGCCATCTCGTCGATGCACCGAAGGACGACGGCAATCCGTTTTTCCTGCTCTCGCCGGCCTGGGCAGTCTACCCTCTTGTTGCCCTGGCAACCCTGGCAACCGTCATTGCGAGCCAGGCCATCATCACCGGTTCCTTCTCGATGACCAGGCAAGCCATGCAGCTCGGCTGGTTTCCGGGCGTTCAGATCTTCCAGACCTCGGCCGATCAATACGGACAGATATATGCGCCCTTCGTCAACTGGACCATGATGATCCTGACCGTCGCTCTCACGATCGGCTTCCGCAACTCGGACCGGCTCGCCGGCGCTTACGGAACCGCCGTGTCGACAACCATGGTGCTCACCACTGTGCTCTTGTTCGAGGTCATGAGAACGCGGTGGCATTGGAGCCTTTGGCGATCGATCGCTGCTGCGGGGAGCCTTACGATCGTCGATCTGGCATTCTTCGGAGCCAACCTGCTGAAGATCCTGGACGGCGGATGGATCCCCCTTGGCTTCGGCGCGCTGGTGTTCACGATCATGATCATCTGGCACAATGGCATCGCCGAGCTGCATCGGCGAAACGCTGCGCAGTCTGAGCTGATCGACGACTTCCTCACGAGGCTCGCGAAGGAGAACGTCGCGCGCGTCTCCGGCACTGGCGTGTTCTTGACCCGCCTTGGAACCGGCATGCCGCCGATGATCGTCAACTACGTGAGGCAGACCCAATCGCTGCATCAGACCGTGATCGCCCTGACCGTCAGCTTCGAGCCCGTGCCGCGCATCAAGGCGCAGGATCGGATCAGATGCGACAAGCTCGGCGAAGGCGTGTGGCACATGACGGTCCATTTCGGCTTCGTCGAGATTCCCGATCTCCCCTCGGTCATCGCACAGGCGAAACACGGCGGGCTGCCCGCCTGGGAGCGGCCCACCTACTACGTCGAGCGCTACGATCCGATCAATCGACCCGGCAATTCCCTGCTGTCGCGCTGGCGAACGGCCCTCTTCGGTTTCATGGTTCGCAATTCCGCGCACCCAGTCGATCGCTTCCGGATGCCGACCAATGCGCTGGTCGAGCTCGGCCGCAGAATGGAATTGTGA
- a CDS encoding ABC transporter substrate-binding protein, with product MMMRCFRAFLLVAWAFAALPFLLANSGSAQGTSKNIPRKELLILENPEGTVKNAGWFNIWAINAGSQSNGLQQVALDTLWYIDPERGLDGVWDNSLAADKPQYNADFTEMTVKLRKGIFWSDGVEFTADDVVSTVTTQIKHPGMRFSAVLASNVASVEAPDAYTVVFKLKKPNSRFHANFTVRWGAVWILPKHVFDKVEDPAKFDFNKPVSLGAYVLNSYDPDGKWYIWQLRDDWQRTTLGRYGKPGPKYLAYIDPGPPDKRVIAQLNHELDVIHDIAPEGMFALAKQSKVTRAWFKGFPYGHPDPTLPAVIFNTQNELFKNPDVRWALALLIDIKAVSMAAYRGAATISAIGVPPTGAHPATYHQPMEEWLKGFEIDTGKRKIKPYDPTIGRQIAEMLRPSMGEQIPSDPAEIARAFGMGWWKVDPQAAQELLEKAGFTKRGGAWTTPDGKPFTVRVMVEGDLRPVMTRAGTMIVQLWKQAGIDARIDVAQGMLPTRRAAGDFDTFIGWSVETWGGHPDLSYFLDSWHSQFVAEPGKSQPLRNWQRWSNPALDKIIESIRMVGFDDPKSIELGKDYIKLAVKEMPTIPLMAYNVFTAMDQTYWTGFPTSENPYTNPVPNWGNSRYMLVKLKPAG from the coding sequence ATGATGATGCGCTGCTTTCGTGCATTTCTGCTGGTTGCGTGGGCTTTCGCGGCGCTGCCGTTCCTGTTAGCGAATTCAGGCTCTGCGCAGGGCACTTCAAAAAACATTCCCCGGAAGGAACTACTGATCCTCGAAAACCCGGAAGGGACCGTCAAGAACGCCGGATGGTTCAACATCTGGGCCATCAACGCCGGATCGCAGTCGAACGGGCTGCAGCAGGTCGCCCTCGATACGCTCTGGTACATAGATCCCGAACGCGGTCTCGACGGTGTCTGGGACAACTCGCTGGCTGCCGACAAGCCGCAATACAATGCCGATTTCACCGAGATGACGGTGAAGCTGCGCAAGGGCATCTTCTGGAGCGACGGCGTCGAGTTCACCGCCGATGATGTCGTCTCGACGGTGACGACGCAGATCAAGCATCCGGGGATGCGCTTCAGCGCGGTGTTGGCGAGCAACGTGGCGTCGGTCGAGGCGCCGGATGCCTATACGGTGGTTTTCAAGCTCAAGAAGCCAAATTCACGCTTCCACGCAAATTTCACGGTGCGCTGGGGGGCGGTGTGGATCCTGCCCAAGCATGTTTTCGACAAGGTGGAAGATCCGGCCAAGTTCGATTTCAACAAGCCGGTTTCGCTCGGCGCCTACGTGCTGAACAGCTACGATCCCGACGGCAAATGGTACATCTGGCAACTGCGCGACGACTGGCAGCGCACCACGCTCGGGCGGTACGGCAAGCCTGGGCCGAAATATCTCGCCTACATCGATCCGGGCCCGCCGGACAAGCGGGTCATTGCGCAGCTCAACCACGAGCTCGATGTGATCCATGACATCGCGCCCGAGGGCATGTTCGCTCTCGCCAAGCAAAGCAAGGTGACGCGGGCATGGTTCAAGGGTTTTCCCTATGGCCATCCCGATCCGACGCTCCCGGCGGTGATCTTCAACACCCAGAACGAGCTGTTCAAGAACCCCGACGTGCGATGGGCATTGGCGCTCCTGATCGACATCAAGGCGGTGTCGATGGCGGCCTATCGCGGCGCCGCCACCATATCGGCCATCGGCGTGCCGCCGACGGGCGCCCATCCGGCCACGTATCATCAGCCGATGGAAGAATGGCTCAAGGGTTTTGAGATCGACACCGGCAAGCGCAAGATCAAACCGTATGATCCCACGATCGGCAGGCAGATCGCTGAGATGCTGCGGCCTTCGATGGGCGAGCAGATCCCGTCCGATCCCGCAGAGATCGCCCGTGCCTTCGGCATGGGCTGGTGGAAGGTCGATCCGCAGGCCGCGCAGGAGCTGTTGGAGAAAGCCGGCTTCACCAAGCGCGGCGGCGCCTGGACCACGCCGGATGGCAAGCCCTTTACCGTCCGCGTCATGGTCGAAGGCGACCTGCGCCCGGTGATGACCCGCGCCGGCACCATGATCGTGCAGCTATGGAAACAAGCCGGCATCGATGCACGGATCGACGTGGCGCAGGGGATGCTGCCGACGCGGCGGGCGGCCGGCGACTTCGACACGTTCATCGGCTGGAGTGTCGAGACCTGGGGCGGCCACCCGGACCTGTCCTACTTCCTCGACAGCTGGCATTCACAATTCGTCGCGGAGCCGGGCAAATCCCAGCCGCTGCGCAACTGGCAGCGTTGGTCGAATCCCGCGCTGGACAAGATCATCGAGAGCATCCGGATGGTGGGCTTTGACGATCCGAAATCGATCGAGCTTGGCAAGGACTACATCAAGCTCGCGGTGAAGGAGATGCCGACCATCCCGCTGATGGCGTACAACGTCTTCACCGCGATGGACCAGACCTACTGGACGGGATTTCCGACGTCGGAAAATCCCTACACCAATCCGGTGCCGAACTGGGGCAATTCGCGCTATATGCTGGTCAAGCTCAAGCCGGCCGGCTAG
- a CDS encoding ABC transporter permease — translation MSGYVAYVGRRLAQFVLVVFIGINLAYVITHATPIDPVEQSISAVTYYGNTAPDAIEQMRTSLRELYGLGGSPVEQYLAFWKRILRADFGPSLSAFPTPVSTLIGRALTWTAGLLAVSTIVAWGLGSLLGGLAGYYQNSRGLKLMGVIAMGLHPIPYYILALVLLIVFGFLWPVLPISGGSAMNLPQTLTFDFVTSVLQHAILPALSLILIGVGSWFLGMRALVSNVVTEDYVVYAELAGVRPWRVLSMYVMRNALPPQLTGLAISLGGIFNGAVITEKVFGYPGVGSLLVDAVYAGDYGLVLGVTTVSILGVSVGVLVIDLLYPLLDPRVKVH, via the coding sequence ATGAGCGGATATGTCGCGTATGTTGGCCGGCGGCTGGCGCAGTTCGTGCTCGTGGTCTTCATCGGCATCAACCTCGCCTATGTTATTACACATGCCACGCCGATCGATCCCGTCGAGCAGTCGATCTCGGCGGTCACCTACTATGGCAACACGGCTCCGGACGCGATCGAGCAGATGCGCACGTCGCTTCGCGAGCTCTACGGCCTCGGCGGCTCGCCGGTCGAGCAATATCTGGCGTTCTGGAAACGGATCCTGCGCGCCGATTTCGGTCCCTCGTTATCGGCGTTTCCAACGCCCGTCTCGACGCTGATTGGCCGTGCGCTGACCTGGACCGCCGGACTGCTCGCGGTCTCGACCATCGTTGCCTGGGGGCTCGGCAGCCTGCTCGGCGGACTTGCCGGCTACTACCAGAACAGCCGCGGGCTGAAGCTGATGGGCGTGATCGCTATGGGGCTGCACCCGATCCCCTACTATATTCTGGCGCTCGTGCTGCTGATCGTGTTCGGCTTCCTCTGGCCGGTGCTTCCGATCAGCGGCGGTTCGGCGATGAATCTGCCGCAGACATTGACGTTCGATTTCGTCACCAGCGTGCTGCAGCACGCCATTCTGCCGGCGCTCTCGCTGATCCTGATCGGCGTGGGCAGCTGGTTCCTCGGGATGCGCGCGCTGGTGTCCAATGTCGTGACCGAGGATTATGTCGTCTATGCCGAACTGGCGGGCGTCAGGCCCTGGCGCGTCCTGTCAATGTACGTGATGCGCAACGCGCTGCCGCCGCAGCTGACCGGACTCGCCATCTCGCTCGGCGGAATCTTCAATGGTGCGGTGATCACTGAAAAGGTATTCGGCTATCCCGGCGTCGGCTCGCTGCTGGTCGATGCCGTCTATGCTGGGGATTACGGGCTCGTGCTCGGCGTCACCACCGTCTCGATCCTCGGCGTCTCGGTTGGTGTGCTCGTGATCGATCTTCTGTATCCACTGCTCGATCCCAGGGTAAAGGTCCACTAA
- a CDS encoding CBS domain-containing protein, whose product MRVCDAMTPSVQLCTPQDSIRDAAEAMTALNVGLLPVADNDRLVGMISDRDIATRGVAMGRGPDALVRDVMTTDVKYCFEDQDLDEITRNMADIQVRRLPVLNRDKRLVGIIALGDIAVSKAGDGATTALCGISQPGGQHAGSVIG is encoded by the coding sequence ATGAGAGTTTGCGATGCAATGACTCCCAGCGTTCAGCTCTGCACTCCGCAAGACAGCATCAGGGATGCGGCCGAGGCGATGACGGCGCTCAATGTTGGACTCCTGCCCGTGGCAGACAACGACCGTTTGGTGGGAATGATATCCGACCGCGATATTGCTACGCGCGGTGTCGCGATGGGCCGAGGTCCGGATGCGCTGGTGCGCGATGTCATGACCACCGATGTCAAATACTGCTTCGAAGACCAGGACCTCGATGAGATTACCCGCAACATGGCCGATATTCAGGTGCGGCGGTTGCCCGTGCTCAATCGAGACAAGCGGTTGGTCGGCATCATTGCGCTTGGCGATATTGCGGTTTCCAAGGCAGGCGACGGCGCAACAACCGCCCTGTGTGGAATCTCGCAGCCAGGCGGACAACATGCGGGCTCGGTCATCGGCTAA
- a CDS encoding hemerythrin domain-containing protein, with amino-acid sequence MNPIFDRRHLVHATSGLLIASAAGPSRAHAAETDPATEVTPSEDLMREHGVLNRVLLVYEAGLQKFARGEDFDVAILARAAGIVHEFIEDYHERTEEQQLFPRFRKAGQMVELVNVLYQQHQAGRRLTDTILGLVPPSQVPGESRSRLIACIQSFVSMYRPHEAREDTELFPKLRGIVSAHEFDAMAEDFERDERRKFGEDGFERYVARVTAIEQTFGIHDLARFTPA; translated from the coding sequence ATGAACCCCATTTTCGACCGTCGACATCTCGTTCATGCGACTTCGGGATTATTGATCGCGAGCGCCGCCGGTCCGAGCCGCGCGCACGCGGCGGAGACCGATCCGGCCACGGAGGTGACGCCATCCGAAGACCTGATGCGCGAGCACGGAGTGCTCAACCGCGTCCTGCTGGTCTACGAAGCGGGCTTGCAAAAGTTTGCACGCGGCGAGGATTTCGATGTGGCTATCCTGGCGCGCGCCGCTGGCATCGTTCACGAATTCATCGAAGACTATCACGAGCGTACCGAGGAACAGCAGCTATTTCCCCGTTTTCGCAAAGCCGGGCAGATGGTCGAACTCGTCAATGTACTCTACCAGCAGCATCAGGCTGGCCGCCGTCTCACTGATACAATTCTAGGCCTGGTGCCGCCAAGCCAGGTGCCGGGTGAAAGCCGGAGTCGCCTGATCGCGTGCATTCAAAGCTTCGTGTCTATGTACAGGCCGCACGAGGCGCGCGAGGACACGGAGCTCTTTCCAAAGCTGCGCGGCATCGTCTCCGCGCACGAGTTCGACGCCATGGCAGAGGACTTCGAGCGCGACGAACGGCGCAAATTCGGAGAGGACGGATTCGAGAGGTATGTGGCGAGAGTGACGGCGATCGAGCAGACATTCGGGATCCACGATCTTGCCCGGTTCACGCCGGCCTGA